A stretch of DNA from Cannabis sativa cultivar Pink pepper isolate KNU-18-1 chromosome X, ASM2916894v1, whole genome shotgun sequence:
GCTTCAGTTGGAGACAAGTGGAAATCTCGGGCAGTACTTGGCAACTTTTCAAGGTGGATTCTTGCCTGAGCAAGAGTACTGGACTTCAGATACTGAAGGAGACAACTTAAGTCTGAATCTTGATTCTAATGGTCAATTATACCTTGTCAACTCTACTGGTTTCAACATTAAAAATGTTATTGAAGGTAGAAGCTTAGTTATGTGTCGTTTGACAATAGATGTAGATGGAATATTTAGATTGTACTCTCATAATTTGGTTCAGAACAGCAGCTGGTTTGTTGAGTGGTCTTCAACTACCAATCTTTGTGCTCCAATTGGATTATGTGGCATCAATTCATATTGTCAGCTTATAAATCAAGAACCTGTTTGTCTTTGTCTTCCTGgtttagattacattgataaAAACCAGAAGACTTTAGGCTGCAACAGAAATTCAACCATAGAAGGCTGTGACAAGGCGGTTTCTATAGCTGAATTAGACGGTTTGAGATGGGAACCGGACACTTACGAATTCCTCTCACTGGTTGACAAGGATACTTGTAAACAAAGCTGTTTGAATGAGTGTAATTGCCAAGCTGCTTTCTCTAACAGAAATGGTTGCTACAAACAAAAGTTTCCCTTGAGATTTGCCAAAGCTGGGCGAATAGGTTTCGATACAACCATAATCAAGGTCCATAATGGAAGCAACAGCTTCATCAATACAGATGCTGGCACAAGTAAACATGTCAAGAAAGAGCATAGAATTGATACATTGATCATTGGACTTACTTGTACAAGTTTTTCCCTTATCATCATATTGTTTTCTCTATTCTTTCTTTGCAGAAACTATTTCAGGCCTAGTGAAAACGAGCTTGATTCAAAGAATGATAAAGAAGTACTCTCACTGAAGTCATTTACCTACCACCAACTCGAACTTGCAACCAATGGATTCAATGAGCAATTGGGCAGAGGTGCTTTTGGGACAGTCTTCAAAGGAATATTGCCATATGGAGACAGAGCCATTGCTGTGAAAAGACTAGAGAAAGTTGCAGCCGAAGGAGAAGTTGAGTTTCGCAATGAAATGAGGTCCATAGGAAGAACTCACCATCGAAACTTGCTTCGTTTGCTTGGCTTCTGCCATGAAGGCTCCAACAGGCTGCTAGTTTATGACTTCATGAGTAATGGTTCTCTTGCAAATTTTCTCTACAAATCTGAGGTGAAGCCAAGCTGGAATGAAAGAGTTTGTATAGCTCAAGGAATAGCCAGAGGACTCTTGTATCTTCATGAAGAATGTGAGAATCAAATCATTCATTGTGACATAAATCCCAACAACATATTAATAGACGAAAACCATTGTGCTAAGATCGCGGATTTTGGATTGGCTAAGCTGCTGATGCCTGATCAAACAAGGACAATGACTGGTATTAGAGGGACAAGAGGATTTGTTGCACCAGAGTGGCATAAGAACATGGCTATAACAGCTAAAGCCGATGTTTACAGCTTTGGAATTGTTCTGTTGGTGATCACATGTTGTCGTCCACATGTTGATGTGAATGTTCCTGAGAAAGAAGCCATCTTGGTGGACTGGGTTTGTGAGTGTTTCAAGGCTAATAAAGTAAGGAATCTAGTGCAAGATGAAGAAGTGAACATGTTGGAgtttgaaaaaattgtgaaaattgGAGTGTGGTGTATACAAGAAGAGCCTTCAATTCGTCCTGGAATGAAGAAAGTTGTGTCCATGTTTGAAGGGTCTGTCGATATTCCTGTCCCACCCAGTTTATCTTCTTATGGAAGTGATTCAAATTCACAACTCTTACATGGCTAATTCACTTTTGagtttgattttaattttttacttgtgtcatattaataattgttttaacaattaaacttctttttctCCAACAACCATCCAACCATTTTGGTCATGTCATGTGTATACACCTCTATGC
This window harbors:
- the LOC115710400 gene encoding G-type lectin S-receptor-like serine/threonine-protein kinase LECRK1, whose amino-acid sequence is MEAFIVLFFLLMTNISMITCQKNDTKISLGSSLNPNMTNSYWLSSSGQFAFGFYKTQNNGYEVGIWFEKINQKTVTWTANRDGPPISNDVLLILRSEGRLVLQDEQGLQKALIANSSQPAASASMLDSGNFVLYNSNSTIIWQSFDHPTDTLLPGQSLVAGNQLVSAVSKTNHSTGRFRLQLETSGNLGQYLATFQGGFLPEQEYWTSDTEGDNLSLNLDSNGQLYLVNSTGFNIKNVIEGRSLVMCRLTIDVDGIFRLYSHNLVQNSSWFVEWSSTTNLCAPIGLCGINSYCQLINQEPVCLCLPGLDYIDKNQKTLGCNRNSTIEGCDKAVSIAELDGLRWEPDTYEFLSLVDKDTCKQSCLNECNCQAAFSNRNGCYKQKFPLRFAKAGRIGFDTTIIKVHNGSNSFINTDAGTSKHVKKEHRIDTLIIGLTCTSFSLIIILFSLFFLCRNYFRPSENELDSKNDKEVLSLKSFTYHQLELATNGFNEQLGRGAFGTVFKGILPYGDRAIAVKRLEKVAAEGEVEFRNEMRSIGRTHHRNLLRLLGFCHEGSNRLLVYDFMSNGSLANFLYKSEVKPSWNERVCIAQGIARGLLYLHEECENQIIHCDINPNNILIDENHCAKIADFGLAKLLMPDQTRTMTGIRGTRGFVAPEWHKNMAITAKADVYSFGIVLLVITCCRPHVDVNVPEKEAILVDWVCECFKANKVRNLVQDEEVNMLEFEKIVKIGVWCIQEEPSIRPGMKKVVSMFEGSVDIPVPPSLSSYGSDSNSQLLHG